Below is a genomic region from Rhizobium sp. 9140.
GATGCCCTCGACGGCATCCTCAGTCCGCGCAAGGCGCAGGCCTCGTTCATGGCCGCGGCACGCGAGGCCGGAATATTGGCGACAGCCAAGGCGCCGGCTTGATCGGGCATCGTCTCTTGACGAAGGCATAAGGCACGGACGACCATAGAGTCACGAAGAGCGCGGCCAGGAGCACGACATGTCGGATATCAATTCCCCGGACGATCCTTCCGACGACACCAAACTGACCCGCTCGAAGCGCCGTTGGGCGGACGAAGGCAAATTCCTGACCGGACAGGTCTCGCGGTCGGAGACCGACCGGCTGCCGCCGGGCCAGCATCTCGTCAAGAATTGGCCCGTCCTCGACCTCGGCCAACACCCGATGATCGAGACCGCAAGCTGGTCATTGACGTTGAAAGGCGCCGTCGAAAACCCTGTGACGCTGGACTGGGCGCAACTGAAGGCGCTGCCGCAGAGCAAATTCCTGTCGGACATCCATTGCGTCACGACGTGGTCGCGATACGACAACAACTGGAAGGGCGTCTCGACGCATGATCTGATGGACTTGGTCGTGCCGAAGGCCGAGGCGACCTATGTCATGCTCACCAGCTATGACGGCTATACCACCAACCTGCCGCTCGCCGACTTCGCGAGTAAGCATGCTCTTGTCGCCACCGACTGGGAGGGACAGCCGTTGACCCGCGAGCACGGCGCACCCGCCCGCCTCATCGTACCGCACCTCTATCTCTGGAAGAGCGCGAAATGGCTGACGAAGATTGAGTTCATGACCGGTGATCGCGCCGGATTCTGGGAGAAGAACGGCTACCATATGCTGGGCGATCCATGGCGGGAGCAGCGCTATTCCGAGGATTGAGGAACCCTAATCGATCAGGAAAAAGGGCTCCGGCGGTGTTCGCCGGAGCCCTTTTTGATCAGTACGCCTTTTTCTTGAAAGGCTTCTTGGCGGGCTTGCTGCCATCGTCCGTCGGCTTTGGTCCGGACTTCGAGAAGCCGGGCTTGGCCGACTTCTTTGCCCAGGGCTTGCTGTCCGGCCGGTCGGCGCTTTCGCCGCCCTCTTTCCAGCGCGGCTTGCTGTCCGAAGGCCCCGCATTGTCCTTGCGAACGAACGGCTTGCGTGGTGCGGTAGACAGATCCGGCGCGCTGTCGAGCTGGGTCACGGTAATGCCTTTTTCGAGCATGCGCTTGGGTCCCAGCGCCTCGACGAAGCTGTCGGAGAATTCGCGCGCGATTTCCACGAACGTGTTCTCCGGCATCATCTTGATGGCGCCGATTTCCTGCTTGGTGATCCGGCCGATGCGGCAGAGCATCGGGATCAGCCAGCGGGGCTCGACATTCTGCTTGCGGCCGGCCGAGATGGAGAACCAGACGGCATCGCCGAAATCGCCACGCGGGGCGCGCGGTTCCGGCCGAGGACCACGGTCACCGGATGCCTGATTGGACGACGCACCGGATGGCTGAAAGGCCGGCGTATCGATGATGTCTTCCGGTGCGGAACGACCGGCACGCGCGAGGCGCACGAAAGCGGCCGCAACCTGCTCGGCGGTGAAGCCGGACAGGACCTGCTGGACGAAGGCCGTTTCTTCCTCGCGGATCGGATCGTTGAGCGCGGCATCCGAGAGAATGCGCTCGTCGTCCTTCTGCGAGACCTCATCGGCCGACGGGGGCTTGGCCCAGACGGCCTCGATGCGCGCGTCGCGCAGCAGCCGCTCGGCCTTGCGGCGTGCATTCGAGGTGACGATGATGGCGCTGACGCCCCTGCGTCCTGCGCGACCGGTACGGCCGCTGCGGTGCAGCAGGGTGTCCGGGTTGGTCGGCAGGTCGGCATGGATGACGAGTTCGAGGCCGGGAAGGTCGATACCGCGTGCGGCAACGTCGGTCGCAATGCAGACGCGGGCACGACCGTCACGCATGGCCTGCAGCGCATGCGTCCGCTCGCTCTGGCTGAGTTCGCCCGAAAGCGCGACGACGGAGAAGCCACGATTGTTGAAGCGCGCCGTCAGATGATTGACGGCCGCACGGGTCGAGCAGAACACCAGCGCATTCTTCGCCTCATAATAGCGCAGCACATTGATGATCGCGTTTTCGCGGTCGGAGGGAACGACGACGAGCGCGCGGTAGTCGATGTCCAGATGCTGCTTCGCCTCGGCCTGCGTCGAGATCCGCAGCGCATCGCGCTGATAGTTCTTAGCAAGCGTCGCGATGGACTTCGGCACCGTGGCCGAGAACATCAGCGTGCGGCGATCGGCCGGTGCCGTCTCCAGCAGGAATTCGAGGTCTTCCCGGAAGCCGAGATCGAGCATCTCGTCGGCTTCGTCGAGCACGATGGCCCGGCAGGCAGAGAGATCGAGTGCACCGCGACGAACATGGTCGCAGAGACGGCCAGGCGTACCCACGACGATATGCGCGCCGCGATCGAGCGCGCGGCGCTCCGTGCGGATGTCCATGCCGCCGACGGAGGCGGCGATGACGGCGCCGGTCATTTCGTACAGCCATTCGAGTTCGCGCTGGACCTGAAGCGCCAGTTCGCGGGTCGGGGCGACGACGACGGCCAGCGGCTTGCTCGCCGAGCCAAAGCGATCTGCACCATCCAGCAGCGTCGAGGCGAGCGCCAGCCCGAAGGCGACGGTCTTGCCGGAGCCGGTCTGGGCGGAGACGAGCGCGTCGCGACCCGACATTTCCGCTTCGATGACGGCGGCCTGGACCGGCGTCAGGGTGGAATAGCCGCGTTTGGTCAACGCCTCGGCGATCGCCGGAACGACCCCTGCGAATTCTGTCATATGTTTGTCTCTCGGAAGTTCGAACCGTGCAGCATGCGCAAAGTGATGCGCACATGCATTGAGGACCGCACGCTGCGGCCCATACCATAGCGATCTCTTAATCCCTCCGACAGCAAATGTACAGAGGAGCGCCGCAACACCGATAGGCTGGCTAACCCGGCACCTATTCAGCGATCATGGTGGAGATCATGAAACCGTGAATGGTTTTACGGTTAAGTTTCCTTGCGCCTGCGAGTCCTTGGCTTACATTTATAAATGCGATGAGGAGTCGCCGAAGCCTATGGGAGGAATGATGATGGAAACGTCAGGTCATCTGAGAGTGCAATACGACTTCAGAAGCGGAACAGTCCTGCTCCAGTGCCGCGATAAAAGCCATGTGCTTGTTGAGCGCTTCAACACGAAAGAGAGCGCAGAAGCTGCCGCCATTCAATTCGCCCGAAAGAACTGGGATTATTCGGAGCCGCAGTCGGATACGCAGCACTAGTGCCAGTTGTCGAGCCTTAGAGATAACGGCCATCATTCGAACGACAAAGGCCGGGTATCTCATCCGGCCTTTTTGACGCGAAGAGCCCGACGAAACGCCTTGCCGAGATCGCGTGAGGTATAAGCCATTAATGGCGAGAGGGCTCAATCTCCTGACGGCGCAGATCGTCGATGGCTGCCACAGCCTGCTCCGCCGTCCAGCCTGCGCTGACAGCAGCCCGGATCAGGCGCGCATCAGCTTCCACTTCCAGCTTCACGAAGAGGGGTTCGAGCGCTTCCTGCGCTGTTACGACGTTCGGTTCAGCGACAGCGGCGGCCGGCTTCTGCATGGACATGATCTCTTCTCCTATAATTTTCAGACTCCGCCGAATGGACTCAGATCAAAACTGGTTCCATTTTTTGTTCGTAATATGTCTGGGAATGTCCGGGCGAACGATCTCGATCCGTCACAGATCGTTTTCGGTCAGCGCGAAATGGTCCATGATCACGCGGATATTTCTCTTGTGCGCCTTGAAGTAGACGTCGAAAACGTCGCCCACCAGAGGCACGGCGCCGATCGTCGCATCCACGCCGAGATTGTAGAGCATGCGCGCGATCTTCCGCTTGGGAAGACCCAACCTGCGGCCCTCGTTGACGATGGCGAGACCGATGATTGCACCCGTCGCATCACCGAACACTGGGACAAGCCCGAGCAGGGCGTCGGCACCAAATCGGAACCGCGTTCCCGGAATCCCGACGGCCGTATCCATGATGCGCGCGAGCTTGGCGAGCCGGCGCAATCGGCGCAGCTGCTCGACACGGCTGACGTCGCTGGCCGCTTCGGCAAAATCGGCTGTGTACGCTGTCGTCGCCATTAAAAGCCACTCCTGTGTTCGTGTCCCTTCATATGTGGAGTGCTGGTTTGCGTGAGACAAGGTTGTGGAAGAACACTTTTGCAGGAAGCAGGCTCCAACACCGGAACTGCGGCCGGACTGGAGATGTTCGCAACTTAGGATGCATGCCCGGAGGATTTGAAAATACCTGACGATGCAAAGAAAAGCTGAAGTCTCACAACGGTGGAATAAGGGTCGGACAACGTCAGGAACCGATTGTACTTTAGAAATAATTTAGACCTAGCACCCTATTTTCGGGGGTGCGTATTAACCTCATCTAAAAAAGCGAACCGGCCGAATGTCTCTCTTCTCTTCGTCTGACGGTGCAGTGCTGCAAGCGCTCGATCAATCGCAAGCTTGTATCGAATTCGACCTCACGGGAAAGATCCTGCGCGCGAACGCCAATTTCTGCCGCGCCATCGGTTATGATTCCAGCGAGATCGTGGGCCGCCATCACAGCATGTTCGTCGTGCCGGAGGAAGCACGCTCGCCGGCCTATGCGGCCTTCTGGCAGGCGCTCGCCAACGGCAAGTTCCAGCAGGCGCAGTACAAGCGCTTGGGCAAAGGCGGACGCGAAGTCTGGATCGAGGCCTCCTACAACCCCATCTTCAAAGGAAAGCGACCCGTCAAGGTCGTGAAGTTCGCAACGGATATCACCGCATCGAAGATCAAGAGCCTGAGCGACAATGGCAAGCTCGAGGCCTTGTCGCGTGCGCAGGCCGTCATCGAATTCACGCCGGACGGCCGCATCGTTTCGGCGAACGAGAACTTCCTGTCCGTGCTCGGCTATCGGCTGGAGGAAATTGTCGGCCAGCACCACGCAATGTTCTGCGAGCCGGCCTACGTGCAGTCAGCAGCCTACAGGACGTTCTGGGAACAGCTTGCCGGCGGCGCGTTCGTGACCGACCAGTTCCTGCGTCTCGGCAAAAATGGCCAACGGGTTCACATTCAGGCGACCTATAATCCGATTATGGATGAGAACGGTCGGGTGATGAAGGTCGTGAAGTTCGCAACCGACATGACCGAGCGGGTTCGCGCCATCGAAGAGTTGGGCGCAGGTCTCGGACGCCTCGCGCACGCGAATATCAGCCAGACGCTCGACCGTCCCTTCACGCGGGAGTTCGAGCAGTTGCGCCACGACTTCAATATGTCGCTCGGCGGTTTCCAGCAGACGCTGGTGAATGTTCTCGGGCAGACGGAAAACCTCAACGACCATAGCCACACCATGCGCGAGGCGTCCGGCATCCTCGCGCAGCACACCCGTGAACAGGCCGCCGCGCTCGAGGAAACGTCGGCCGCCTTGGAGCAGATCACCATCACCGTACGCCAGTCGAACGAGCGCGTGCAGGATACACGCAATCTCGTCAAGCAGGCCAAGGAACAGGCCGGCCACTCCGTGACCGTCGTCGGCGACACCGTTGCCGCCATGCAGCGCATCGAAACCGCTTCATCCTCCATTGGGCACATCATCGGCGTCATCGACGAAATCGCGTTCCAGACCAACCTGCTGGCGTTGAACGCCGGCGTGGAGGCGGCCCGGGCCGGCGAAGCCGGTCGCGGCTTTGCCGTGGTTGCGCAGGAGGTGCGTGAACTGGCCCAGCGCACGGCGCGTGCGGCGAAGGAAATCAAGGATCTGATTTCGAACGCCTCCAGGGAAGTCGTGGACGGCGTCCGCCTCGTCGGCGATACCGGAAGGGCTCTGACGGAAATCGAGGTCTTCGTCGCCTCGATCAACGAGAACATCGACGCCATCGCCGCCGCCGCATCCGAGCAGACCACAGGCCTTGGCGACATCAGCGCCTCGGTCAACAGCCTCGACGGCATGACGCAACAGAACGCGACCATGGTGGCCCGCACGACGGAACTAAGCCATACGCTCGCACAGGGTGCGGGCACGCTCGCCGACCTCGTCTGCCGCTTCCAGCTCAACCACAGCACCATCGGCAAGCCCGCCGCGGCAAAGCCGGCACGCCCCATCGAGACGCCAGCGTTTCGAAAGACCGCCTGACCGTCAAGGCTGGAAGCCTTTCAAATGGTTAAACAAAAGGCCCGGTGCAGCATCGGGCCTTTTGGCGTTGCGACGACCGCACGTCATCCAGAATCCGGTCACCTCACCACACCTCTGCGAGGCGAGGTTCGACGTGACCGGCGTCAGGCCGTAAGCGCCGGGAGGTCGAGCGATGGATCCTGAAGCTCTTCGATCGGGCATGGACGGCCGAACAAGAAGCCCTGCACCTCGTCGCAGCCCTCCGCAACCAGGACGTGGAGCTGCTCGTCCGTCTCCGCACCTTCGGCAAGGATGGTCACATCGAGGCTCTTGCCAAGCGCAACGATGGCCCGGATGAACGCCTTCGACTGCCGGCCGTCGAGTTCGTTGACGAAGCTCCGGTCGAGTTTAATCTTGTCGAACGGGAACGCCCGAAGCGTTTCCAGCGAGGAATACCCCGTTCCGAAATCGTCGATCGCAATCATCACCCCCATCGCGCGAATCTGCCGGAGGATATGGAGCGCCCTGCCCTTGTCGCCGATGATGGCGCTTTCCGTGACCTCCAGTTCCAATCGCGACGGCGGGAGACCCGTCCGCAGCAGGACGGAGCGAACCTTGTCCACGAGCGAGACATCCCCGAGCTGCAGCGGCGACAGGTTGACTGCGATCTTGTGACCGAGACCCCAGGCAACGGCTTCGCGACAGGCCTCTTCGAGCACCCAGTCGCCGATCGTGGAAATGAGCCCGCATTCTTCCGCGATCGGAATGAAGGTCGCCGGCGAGATCAGCCCGCGCTGCGGATGCCGCCAGCGCAGCAGGACTTCGTATCCGGTCGTTTCCCGCGTTCTTGCCGACTTCTGCACCTGGTAGACGAGGAAGAACTGCTTCTCCTCAAGCGCGACGCCGAGATCGCGGCCCATGGCGCGACGTTCGCGCGCAGCCTCATCCATCGCGGCCTCGTAAAAGCTGATGCGCTGTTCCGGTTGCGCCTTGGAGCGATACATCGCCATGTCGGCATTGTTCAGCAGCTTTTCGCGGTCAGGGGCGTCCGAGGGATAGACCGACACGCCGATGCTGGCGCCGGGCAGGATCTCTGTCTCATCGATGACGATGCGCTCGGTCAATGCCCGGAAAAGGCGGCCGATGAAATCCTCGAGATCCTTCTCTTGCACGAAACGCTTGAAGGCGACGAACTCGTCCCCGCCGAAGCGTCCGACAGCCTCGTTCTCGCCCATGAGCTTCTGCATCCGGCTCGCCAGCGCATAAAGCACCTTGTCGCCCATCGCATGGCCATAGCGGTCGTTGATTTCCTTGAAATCGTCGAGGTCGATGCAGATGGCCGCGACTTTCTCAGAGTCGCTGACAGTCTCGATCGCGGCGTCGAGCCGCTCGCCGAACCGGTGCCGGTTGGCAAGGCCCGTCAGGGCGTCGTGCCGGGCGAGATGCCGGATCTTTTCCTCGGCATCCACACGCGCGGTGATGTCTTCGAGCGTCATGACGAAGGAACCGTCGCCCGTCGGCCGGTGCACGGTGCGGATCGTCCGTCCGCTGGACACCTCCCGCGCCGTCTCGCCACCACCGGGGGCCGTAAACAGTGCGCGATGCTGCTCGTAGAGTCCGTCGGCGTTATACGATCCCGTCTGGTCCGTCTTGAAACGCTCGTAACAGAGCGAATGAAAGGTCCGCCCGACGATCTCAAACGAGCGCGGAAATTCGATAATCTCGCGAAAGAGCTCGTTGTGCAGAATCAGCCGCTCGTTCGCGTCGAAAAGCGCGATCCCGTGTCCCATCGTGTTGAGGGCAATCGAGAGATTGTTGGTAACGTCGAGCAGCCGTGCCGCGCTGTCCTTGGCTTCGGTACAGTCGCGCGTGATCTTGGCAAAGCCAATGTGATCGTTGTGCTCGTCGTAGATCGGGTCGATCACGACGGACGCCCAGAACGCCGTACCATCCTTGCGATACCGCCATCCCTCCGTCTCGAACTTGCCCGTGGCAAGCGCCGTGTGCAGAGCGTGTTCGGGCGCACCGGTCAGTCGCTCGTCTTCGGAGTAGAAGACGGCAAAGCTTTTGCCAACGATCTCGCCGTCGGCATAGCCCTTCATGCGTTGCGCGCCGACGTTCCAGTTGGTCACCCGACCGGAGGGATCGAGCAGATAGATCGCATAGTCGCTGACGCCCTGGACGAGGTGCCGGAACCGCATGTTCATGGCCATGGTCACGTTCTCGGACCGGCTGGCGAAAAGAGCGGCAGCAAGAACGGAAAACAACAGCGATAAGGCGGTCGTGGCGATCACGATGACCATAAGGGCCGGCGACAGCAGGTTCGACGGGAGCGGCGAGTCAGCCACCGGCGTCATGACAACACCACCCATCGAGGTGAAATGCATGGAGACGATGCCGAGTGTCAGAAGGCTTGCCGCAGCGGCCAGACGTTTCGGGCTCCGGCGTCCAAGGCTCACGCACGCAAATCCGGGAACAGAGAACAGTACGGCAAGAAGAATGGCGCTCCAGACGAGATTGACATTCCAGTGGATCGCGCCAGGAAACTCGATGGCCGTCATGCCGACGAAGTGCATCGTGGAAACACCGAGACCGAAAAGAATGCCCGCCATGATGAAAGCGAGACGGCCGGTCAGCAACGAGGCAACCGCGACGGCAAGGAAGGTCGTGGTCACCGAAATCGCAAGCGACAGCAGCGTGCGCGACGGCTCGTAGCCGAGAACCAGCGAAGCCTCATAAGCCAGCATCGCAACAAAATGCGTCGCCCAGATACCGAAACCGCCGGACGTCCCGGCGCTGACGAGCCAGATCCACCGCACATATCCGCCTGCACGATGGGCGCGCTGCAGAAGCATCATGGCTGCAGCACAGGAAACGAGACACAGAAAACCGGCAAAAACAACCAGACGCAAATCATGCTCTGTTGTGATGCACGAGAGAACTCTGAGCATGGGCACGCCTCATGGCGAACCGCCGCAACCGAAAAAAGGTGCGTGGGTCGAAAATAAAGAGATACAGGCATCCGAACGGCTGACTGCGTGAAGAAAGCGATGGGGACACCGGAGCAAGGTCGTGGGAACAGCGACCCGACCGGCATCCCGGCCCACACTACCGCCGGAATCCTTCAAGCCGCATTAATGCGTCCTATTTTTGGGGTGAAGATGCACCCCTATTTCCGGGCAAAGTCGCTGCGGACGATCCTGTACCGCTGGAGCTTGTCGTAGAAGGTCTTGCGGGGAATGCCGAGCGCCTCGATCGTCCGCTGGACGTCTCCCCCGGCCTCGCGAAGAGCCGTACGGATGAGCTCCGCCTCGATCCGGTCCATCCGTTGCGGCAGCGAACCGGCTCCCGTATCCGACACATCCAGCGTGCCCGCAGACGCCCCCTCCGGCGAAAAACCCAGCACGGTCCGCTCGGCGAAATGGGTGAGTTCGCGCACATTGCCGGGCCAGTCATGATCAGCCAGATAGCGACGCACGGCATCGGTCATAACGGGCACGTCCCGCTTGAAGCGCGATGCGGCCCGGACGGCAAAGGTGGAGAACAACAGCGCAGTATCGTCGCGGCGCTCGCGCAGGGGCGGGATCGACAGCGTCACGACATTCAGCCGGTAATAGAGATCCTCGCGAAAATCGCCGCGAGACCTGGGATCGCTGAGGTCCACCTTCGTCGCCGCCACCACCCGCAGATCGACCGGGCGCACCTCGTTGGTGCCGAGCGGCGTCACCTCGCGCATTTCCAGCACGCGCAGCATCTGCACCTGCGTGGAAGGCGCCATGCTCTCGATCTCGTCGAGAAACAGGGTGCCTCCGCTCGAATGCTCGATCCGACCCACGCGCTTCTTCTGCGCGCCGGTGAAGGCGCCGGGTTCGTGCCCGAAAAGCTCGCTCTCGATGACCTGCACCGGCAGCGCACCGCAGTTCAGTGCGACGAAATGTCCCTTCGCGCGCCGGCTCCAGCGGTGCAGCAGCGTCGCCACGACCTCCTTGCCGCTGCCGGTCTCCCCTGTCATCAGCACGTCCACATCCGTATCGGCGATCTGACGGATCGTCTCACGCAGGCGCTCCATAGCGGGGGTCTGCCCAATCAGCAGTCCGCCGTCCCGCGCCTCTTCCGCCGCATCGCGCAAAGCCCGGTTTTCCAGTACCAGCCGGCGTTTCTCGCTCGCATGCATGACACCCTGCACAAGCCGGTCGGTCGCAAACGGCTTCGGCAGGAAATCATAGGCGCCATCCCGGATTGCCTTCACCGCCATCGAAATATCGCCGTGCCCCGTCATGAGGATGACGGGGATATCCGGATCGATGCGGCGGATACGGTCGAACAGCTCCAAACCGTCGATGAGCGGCATGCGGATGTCCGTGACGACGACGCCGGAAAAGCGCGGATCGAGCAGGGCCAGCGCTTCCAGCGCGGAGGAGACGGCGGTAACGGTGAAGCCGCCGAGTTCCAGCGTCTGCCGCGTCGCCTTCAGAAGATCGCGGTCGTCATCGACCAGGAGAACGCTGACCTCGCTCATGCCTGTGCCCTTTTCAGGTGAATGGTGAAATGCGCCCCACGATCCGAACTCTCGACGGCGATGCGCCCGCCGTAGTCGGCAAGGATATCCCGCGAGATGACGAGCCCGAGCCCGAGGCCACGCTCCTTGGAGGTGTTGAACGGGGTAAAGAGCGCGCTCATGATATCCGGCGAGATGCCCGGACCGTTATCCCGGACATGCAGAAGGACAGCGTCACCTTCCGTCTCGACCTCGACATCCACCCGCGCATCGATGCGGCCGGACAAAGCCTCCAGTGCGTTCTGCAAAAGATTGATCAGCACCTGCTCCAGCCGCACGCGATCGCCGAGCACCAAGAGATCCGCGTCCGGCAGGCCGATCTGCAGCGCATCCAGTCGCCCGGCGAACCGGCTCTTCAACAGCATGACGGCGCTCTCCACGATGGCGCGGACGGACACCGGCCCGGCCGGCGCCCGTCCCTTGCGGGAAAACGTCTTCAACTCATCGGTGATGCTGCCGATCCGGTCGGTCAGTGCGGCGATGCTCTCGAGATTCTCGTCGACCGGCCCCATCTGCGATCGCGTCAGGAACACGCGGGCATTGTCGGCGTAGGCGCGGATGGTGGCGAGCGGCTGGTTGATCTCGTGCGCGACGCCCGCCGCAACCTGTCCGAGGATGGCAAGCCGGTTGGCATGGACGAGTTCCTGCTGCACGCCCTGAAGCTTGGTTTCCGTCGCCCGGTGACCGGCGATCTCGTTTTCCAACCGGTCGCGTGCCGATGTCAGGGCTTCCGTGCGCTCGCGCACCCGCCGCTCCAACTCCTCGCGCGCGGCCAGTTCCCGCGCGAGCCGCCCGATTGCCTGCTGCCGACGGGCCAGCAGAAACGCCGCCAGCGCGGCCAGCGGCAGGACGACCGCGAGGCCTTGCAAACGCTTGCTCTGAACCGACGCAGCGACGGCGGCTTCGGTCTCCACGAGATAATCGAGGCTCCAGCCCGTCGAGGGCACGGCAACGGCGAGACGCAGAAAATCCCGCTGGCGCTCACCGGGCATGACGGCGCTCACCCGCTCGACACCCGGCGACATCCTCTCAAGTACAGTGATCGGCACTGGCGTCAGCGGCGCATCGCCGAATTGAAGACTGGTGCGGATCGCATCGAGGCTGTCGGGGGCGAGCGGCGTCATCGCCATGAACCGCCAGGAGGGAACACTGGTGATCAGCACGACGCCGTTCTGGTCGGTCACGAAGGTCGGCCGCCCCGCCACGCTCCAGTCGGTCTCGATCTGGTCGAATTCCATCTTGGCCACGACGACGCCGAGAGGGCCGGATGCGCCTTCGATCCGCTGCGAAATATAGAGACCCGGACGTTTGCTGACCGATCCGAGCGCGAAATGCTCGGCCGTCCCCGCCGCCATCGCCTTGGTAAAATATTCGCGGAACG
It encodes:
- a CDS encoding sensor histidine kinase yields the protein MLAGSYLGREDALRTLEAQARTDTSLKVAHLRAVLERPRALPMLLARDRQLADTLERPNPERSLSLDRKLEEIVADTNAAVIYVIGRDGIAIASSNWQEPTSFVGNDYTFREYFTKAMAAGTAEHFALGSVSKRPGLYISQRIEGASGPLGVVVAKMEFDQIETDWSVAGRPTFVTDQNGVVLITSVPSWRFMAMTPLAPDSLDAIRTSLQFGDAPLTPVPITVLERMSPGVERVSAVMPGERQRDFLRLAVAVPSTGWSLDYLVETEAAVAASVQSKRLQGLAVVLPLAALAAFLLARRQQAIGRLARELAAREELERRVRERTEALTSARDRLENEIAGHRATETKLQGVQQELVHANRLAILGQVAAGVAHEINQPLATIRAYADNARVFLTRSQMGPVDENLESIAALTDRIGSITDELKTFSRKGRAPAGPVSVRAIVESAVMLLKSRFAGRLDALQIGLPDADLLVLGDRVRLEQVLINLLQNALEALSGRIDARVDVEVETEGDAVLLHVRDNGPGISPDIMSALFTPFNTSKERGLGLGLVISRDILADYGGRIAVESSDRGAHFTIHLKRAQA
- a CDS encoding DUF4112 domain-containing protein, with amino-acid sequence MATTAYTADFAEAASDVSRVEQLRRLRRLAKLARIMDTAVGIPGTRFRFGADALLGLVPVFGDATGAIIGLAIVNEGRRLGLPKRKIARMLYNLGVDATIGAVPLVGDVFDVYFKAHKRNIRVIMDHFALTENDL
- a CDS encoding sulfite oxidase-like oxidoreductase, which produces MSDINSPDDPSDDTKLTRSKRRWADEGKFLTGQVSRSETDRLPPGQHLVKNWPVLDLGQHPMIETASWSLTLKGAVENPVTLDWAQLKALPQSKFLSDIHCVTTWSRYDNNWKGVSTHDLMDLVVPKAEATYVMLTSYDGYTTNLPLADFASKHALVATDWEGQPLTREHGAPARLIVPHLYLWKSAKWLTKIEFMTGDRAGFWEKNGYHMLGDPWREQRYSED
- a CDS encoding DEAD/DEAH box helicase; the encoded protein is MTEFAGVVPAIAEALTKRGYSTLTPVQAAVIEAEMSGRDALVSAQTGSGKTVAFGLALASTLLDGADRFGSASKPLAVVVAPTRELALQVQRELEWLYEMTGAVIAASVGGMDIRTERRALDRGAHIVVGTPGRLCDHVRRGALDLSACRAIVLDEADEMLDLGFREDLEFLLETAPADRRTLMFSATVPKSIATLAKNYQRDALRISTQAEAKQHLDIDYRALVVVPSDRENAIINVLRYYEAKNALVFCSTRAAVNHLTARFNNRGFSVVALSGELSQSERTHALQAMRDGRARVCIATDVAARGIDLPGLELVIHADLPTNPDTLLHRSGRTGRAGRRGVSAIIVTSNARRKAERLLRDARIEAVWAKPPSADEVSQKDDERILSDAALNDPIREEETAFVQQVLSGFTAEQVAAAFVRLARAGRSAPEDIIDTPAFQPSGASSNQASGDRGPRPEPRAPRGDFGDAVWFSISAGRKQNVEPRWLIPMLCRIGRITKQEIGAIKMMPENTFVEIAREFSDSFVEALGPKRMLEKGITVTQLDSAPDLSTAPRKPFVRKDNAGPSDSKPRWKEGGESADRPDSKPWAKKSAKPGFSKSGPKPTDDGSKPAKKPFKKKAY
- a CDS encoding methyl-accepting chemotaxis protein; protein product: MSLFSSSDGAVLQALDQSQACIEFDLTGKILRANANFCRAIGYDSSEIVGRHHSMFVVPEEARSPAYAAFWQALANGKFQQAQYKRLGKGGREVWIEASYNPIFKGKRPVKVVKFATDITASKIKSLSDNGKLEALSRAQAVIEFTPDGRIVSANENFLSVLGYRLEEIVGQHHAMFCEPAYVQSAAYRTFWEQLAGGAFVTDQFLRLGKNGQRVHIQATYNPIMDENGRVMKVVKFATDMTERVRAIEELGAGLGRLAHANISQTLDRPFTREFEQLRHDFNMSLGGFQQTLVNVLGQTENLNDHSHTMREASGILAQHTREQAAALEETSAALEQITITVRQSNERVQDTRNLVKQAKEQAGHSVTVVGDTVAAMQRIETASSSIGHIIGVIDEIAFQTNLLALNAGVEAARAGEAGRGFAVVAQEVRELAQRTARAAKEIKDLISNASREVVDGVRLVGDTGRALTEIEVFVASINENIDAIAAAASEQTTGLGDISASVNSLDGMTQQNATMVARTTELSHTLAQGAGTLADLVCRFQLNHSTIGKPAAAKPARPIETPAFRKTA
- a CDS encoding bifunctional diguanylate cyclase/phosphodiesterase is translated as MMLLQRAHRAGGYVRWIWLVSAGTSGGFGIWATHFVAMLAYEASLVLGYEPSRTLLSLAISVTTTFLAVAVASLLTGRLAFIMAGILFGLGVSTMHFVGMTAIEFPGAIHWNVNLVWSAILLAVLFSVPGFACVSLGRRSPKRLAAAASLLTLGIVSMHFTSMGGVVMTPVADSPLPSNLLSPALMVIVIATTALSLLFSVLAAALFASRSENVTMAMNMRFRHLVQGVSDYAIYLLDPSGRVTNWNVGAQRMKGYADGEIVGKSFAVFYSEDERLTGAPEHALHTALATGKFETEGWRYRKDGTAFWASVVIDPIYDEHNDHIGFAKITRDCTEAKDSAARLLDVTNNLSIALNTMGHGIALFDANERLILHNELFREIIEFPRSFEIVGRTFHSLCYERFKTDQTGSYNADGLYEQHRALFTAPGGGETAREVSSGRTIRTVHRPTGDGSFVMTLEDITARVDAEEKIRHLARHDALTGLANRHRFGERLDAAIETVSDSEKVAAICIDLDDFKEINDRYGHAMGDKVLYALASRMQKLMGENEAVGRFGGDEFVAFKRFVQEKDLEDFIGRLFRALTERIVIDETEILPGASIGVSVYPSDAPDREKLLNNADMAMYRSKAQPEQRISFYEAAMDEAARERRAMGRDLGVALEEKQFFLVYQVQKSARTRETTGYEVLLRWRHPQRGLISPATFIPIAEECGLISTIGDWVLEEACREAVAWGLGHKIAVNLSPLQLGDVSLVDKVRSVLLRTGLPPSRLELEVTESAIIGDKGRALHILRQIRAMGVMIAIDDFGTGYSSLETLRAFPFDKIKLDRSFVNELDGRQSKAFIRAIVALGKSLDVTILAEGAETDEQLHVLVAEGCDEVQGFLFGRPCPIEELQDPSLDLPALTA
- a CDS encoding sigma-54-dependent transcriptional regulator translates to MSEVSVLLVDDDRDLLKATRQTLELGGFTVTAVSSALEALALLDPRFSGVVVTDIRMPLIDGLELFDRIRRIDPDIPVILMTGHGDISMAVKAIRDGAYDFLPKPFATDRLVQGVMHASEKRRLVLENRALRDAAEEARDGGLLIGQTPAMERLRETIRQIADTDVDVLMTGETGSGKEVVATLLHRWSRRAKGHFVALNCGALPVQVIESELFGHEPGAFTGAQKKRVGRIEHSSGGTLFLDEIESMAPSTQVQMLRVLEMREVTPLGTNEVRPVDLRVVAATKVDLSDPRSRGDFREDLYYRLNVVTLSIPPLRERRDDTALLFSTFAVRAASRFKRDVPVMTDAVRRYLADHDWPGNVRELTHFAERTVLGFSPEGASAGTLDVSDTGAGSLPQRMDRIEAELIRTALREAGGDVQRTIEALGIPRKTFYDKLQRYRIVRSDFARK